The genomic interval GGTCGCCGTTCGTCGGCATGTTCATCGCGCGCATCTCGAAGGGCCGGACCGTCCGGGAGTTCCTGCTCGGCGTGCTCGTGCTCCCGTCGCTGTTCTCGTTCCTCTGGATGGCGACGTTCGGCGGGAGCGCGCTGTTCGTCCAGCTGAACGGGAACGGCGGCCTCGCGTCGGCGGCCGAGAACGACGTGGCGACCGCCATGTTCGAACTGTTCTCGGTCCTGCCGTTCACCGTCGTCACGAGCGTCGTCGCCGTCGTGCTGGTGACGACGTTCTTCGTCACCTCCTCGGACTCGGGGTCGCTGGTCATCGACCACATGACCGCGGGCGGGAAGCGCGAGGTGCCGACCACCCAGCGCGTCTTCTGGGCGACCGCGGAGGGGGCCGTCGCCGCCGTCCTCCTCGTCGGCGGTGGCCTGAACGCGCTCCGAACCGCCGCCATCACGACGGGTCTCCCGTTCACCGTCGTCCTGCTGGTGCTCTGTTACACGCTGTACCGCGGGCTCCGGAAGGAACGGGGGATGCTCGAATCCGACCGGTTCAGTGCGCAGGTCGAGCGACTCGTCAAGCGGGGGGACGTGGAGGTCACGACCTCCAACCAGACCGTCGTCACCGACGTCAGCGACGGCGAGTCGGGGGCGTCGAGCGAGAGCGGGGCCTCTGGGGGGTCGGCTCCGACCGACGACTGAGGCCGACCGCTCCCCTCAGTGGCCGTCGTAGACCACGCGGAACCGCTCGCAGACGACCGGCATTCGCTCCGTCGGCGAGCGGTCGTGAGCCGAGAGCGTCCGCGAGAAGTACTGCCAGTGGTCCTCGCGCCACTCCTCGACCGACTCGTACCCCTCTCCTTCGTCGCGGGCGAACGCCTCGTCCACCTCGTCGAACGGGACGACCCGTACCTCGACGGTCTCGACGACGCACAGCGGGTCGCCAGAGCCGTCGAGGACGACGCTGTAATCGCCGGGCGCGGGGGCCCGTTCTCCCTCGGCCTCGAACGTCCAGCGTGCCTCCGCCGTCGCCGTCTTCTCCCCGGCGACGACGAGCGCGCCCAGTTCGTCCGCTAGCTCGGGCGAGTCGCCGAACGAGAAGACGTTGTCGTACCCGTCGGGAGCGGACTCGTCGGGCACGCCGTCGAGAAACGCCGACCAGAACTCGTCGACGGAAGGTGTCATAGTCGGAGGAACGCGCGCCTCCGACATAGCGGTCGCGTCGCGGTAGTTACGACTCGTCGTCGTCCGCGTCGTCCGGGACAGTCGACGCGTCGTCCGCATCGGTCGGGTCGGCGGCGTCGTCGGCGTCGTCGTCAGGGCCGTCGGCGTCGTCAGCGTCGTCAGCGTCGTCGGCAGTCGCGTCGGGGACGTCGTCCTCGCCACGCACCTGACTGCGGAGCGTCTCGAGTTCCGACTCCACCTCGGCGTCGACGCGGGCCTGTTCGGCGTCGAGTCGCTGGCGTTCTTCCTCGTCGAAGAACCCCTCCGAACGGAGTTCCTCGAGGGCGGCCGCCCGCGCCTCGCTCTCCTCGACGTGGTCGGTGGCGTCCGCGACGCGGCGGTCCGCCGTCCCGTCGCCCTCCTGGCCGAGTGCGTCCGCGACGGAGGCTTCCGCGCTCGCGGCGCTCTGTCGGGCGTTCAGTTCGGCGCGCTCGGTGCGGAACCGCTCGATGCGCTCCTTGAGTTCGTTGCGCCGCGACTTGAGGTCCGACTCGGCGTCGTGCAGGTCGGCGATGCGCGCGTCCACGTCGTCCAGTCGGCCCATGTCCGAGCGCTTGTCCTCCAGGTGGTCGCGGGCGCGGGCGTCGTCGCCCTCCTCGACGGCCTCGCGGGCGCGGTCGTTGTGGTCCGCGATGCGGTCTTCGAGGCGGTCCCGCTCGCCTTCGAGGCGCTTGCGCTGGGTGACCAGGTCGACGAGCGCTTCGTCGACGCGCGCCAGTTCGTCCCGCAGTCGTTCGTAGGTGTAGTCGAGGCTCTCCTGTGGGTCCTCCACGTCGTCGAGGAGGCGGTTGACCTCGCGTTCGAGCGCCTCGGTCGTCCTGTCGAACAGTCCCATACCCGAGAGAGGGCTGTCGACCAACTTATGCGTTCGTGCGAGCGTGTCGTCGCTCACGGCATCAGGACCAACCAGACGTGCTCAGACGAGAGGCCGTGAGACGGCGCGGAGGCCGGACACCCGTCTCTCGTCCAGCGTCCGCTCCCGGCCCCTAACGCGAGTTAGAGCCGACTTGCGCCTCTTGGCCGGTCGAAGGGTTCCCGGAGTTGTGGACA from Halomarina salina carries:
- a CDS encoding PspA/IM30 family protein; this translates as MGLFDRTTEALEREVNRLLDDVEDPQESLDYTYERLRDELARVDEALVDLVTQRKRLEGERDRLEDRIADHNDRAREAVEEGDDARARDHLEDKRSDMGRLDDVDARIADLHDAESDLKSRRNELKERIERFRTERAELNARQSAASAEASVADALGQEGDGTADRRVADATDHVEESEARAAALEELRSEGFFDEEERQRLDAEQARVDAEVESELETLRSQVRGEDDVPDATADDADDADDADGPDDDADDAADPTDADDASTVPDDADDDES
- a CDS encoding ASCH domain-containing protein; its protein translation is MTPSVDEFWSAFLDGVPDESAPDGYDNVFSFGDSPELADELGALVVAGEKTATAEARWTFEAEGERAPAPGDYSVVLDGSGDPLCVVETVEVRVVPFDEVDEAFARDEGEGYESVEEWREDHWQYFSRTLSAHDRSPTERMPVVCERFRVVYDGH